The stretch of DNA ACTCATAGTATTCAGGGCCTCTGGACACTACAGTGGGCCTTTCCCCTTTCCTACCCGAGGGGGTCTAGGAGTCTGTTAATGCCGTGAgggctttgtgttgttttaaaatctGCCATTTCTTGGCCAACATCATACCAAAACAATTCACTTTTTTATACCAGAGTATGTGGAATCTCGAGAGGGCTCCGTTTGAAGTTTGAGCATTAAAATGGCCTGAAAGAAAGATATCTTGGTAACAGACGAGGAACTGTTACTGTACTGATCAGGGGAAGGCTGTAGTAATGTCGGAGTAGTAGCAGGCTATGTTAGCGATGAGTTAATTTTGACCCACAAGATTAAGGCACAGAATGACGTCTCGAAATCACAGACTCAAACGAGCAaaatttgttttcaacattGCTATTGCAATGGAAAgttgccctctagtggccaatGTCGGGAAAGACCACATCCCAAACCTGCCCACAGGTAGCCCTTAAACCTTTACCCTGTGTCCTGTGCAgcacaaaatcaaatttaaaaaatatgattgatggatggatgaaagaaatGTGTATAAATAGTCAAGTAgtgaaaatgcctttttttttgttttgagctGCCTTTGGTCTTACTCACAGTGTTGCATTTACAGGATCAGTAGAGGTGTGTGAGACTCGCTGTGTGGTGGGTTCAACAAGTGCACTCTGTGTAGATAACCACACCAGGGCAAGATAATCTGACATCAAAGACCGGCATTTCtgaaaatatacacattttaaaactttcaCAATTCTTATGCATAAAACAGTCCCACAGTCAGTGCGATGCTTTCCAAGGAAAGATAAGAGCTGACCTGAACTTTAATCTTCCGGCTGTTGAACGAGCATATAAGCAGCTGAATAAGCACCTCTGCATCAACAGACAACCATGGACAGATCTAAATCAAGAATCAACAATTTGAAATCCATCAGACAAGCAGAATATTTTTCTTGATAGATATAATGGACATTCAGTTGCATCTATTCAGTTTTAAATTGCAGTCATCCATGTATTTTGACCTCACCGCTCCCTGGATTTGTTGCAAAGAGACGTTTTTTTCTCCGTTTCAATCTGCCATGAAAGGCCAAAAAGAGACGGCACAGCCGATGTgttcacactgaaaacattttgtactgAAGACACTGAGTACGTCATTGTACTCAGTGTCTTCAAGTACAGGCACAGTACAGGCACAGTATCAAAAACAGATGGATGCCGAAGTAACACCACATACACAATATGTACCAACAGTTGTAACGAAGCACTAGATAAGAACAGAACGCAATATGGCTAAacatgaaatatagaaaaaaaatgatttaaaattaaataaaagaaccaTTTGAAGAGATAATACCCAGTgacaataagtgtgtgtgattgttttaaaatctgaaagTAACAAAGAAAGTacatgataacacacacatgggGACTATACAGTGTCTTCCACACTATCCACTGAGATGGGTTTATCAGGagcaacatacagtacagagcaACGGCTGATAGGGCCGAGCAAATCACATGCAAGgctctgtcactctgtcagCAGGGTTGAGTAACTGTGTCTCATCAACTGACCTACTCACTTTTTctaccaaaaagaaaaaaagaaaagagcaccATTCGAGGATAATCATGTGTAGGAAACATTCAAACCTTTAAGCCATATTTTGATCTTTTCATGGTTGCATAGCACTTTTATCTTCCTTTCAGTTGATATGTTTTGTTTAATCAGTTACTGTGAGTTTAGGGAGTTTATAGTAGTGCAACagtggaagaagtattcagagTCATTTAGCCTCTTTTACTGGTCTGTGTGGGTCACCAGCACAATTTCCTTGTATAACTCCAATGacaaatataatgttttatgtCTTACAGCTTGTGCGGTTacattatacagtatacaaGTATAGGCCCCAAAAcgtaaaagaaagtaaaatgacTCACAATGCAGACATATTAGTCACTGCAATTTTATATTTCCAGACTTTATTGGGTGAAATACaggtactttttcttctttatatatTGGCAATTAGCATAATTTATAACAATACATCACATATTTAACATGTGATCACCTTTTTTTTGAGTATAAACCCTTAATCTGCGAAGTAACAAGTATTTTCAATTGTCTGAGAAATGTAgtggaataaaaggaaaaatatttccCTTCTGAAATGTAGTGAAGTATCGTACATGAACTTAAGAAAATGACTTCAGTGCATTGCTTAGTCTCAGTCTTGGCTTAGCTTCCAACTCACCCCACGCACACAGTGGACTTGGAGCCTTTCCTGTGACGGCTATCAAGCGCCAAGGTTCAGCCGACACAACGATTGTGCGCCTCTTGTCAGGTCACGACCTTCACGTTGGAAGTGATTAAACTGTGATTAGCGGTGATTGACTCATCCTCTGCCGCTATAAAAGCCTCTGGCTCGCTGACAGGAGGCACCGTTAGGTCCAAGTACCCCAGGAGTTAAGGTATGTCAgtctcttgctgctgctgctgcttctcttttgtgtttccctgtctttGGTTGTAGGCGACAATATGGTTTTCTTGTTAGGGAAATGGCAAACTTGTTTCCACAGTTTGCCATCATTTCATTGCGGCTTCTACGACTTCGGGATTTGTCTGACTGATCCTTGAAACTTTCTCCAGGTTGGTCTCGCTCATCTGCAGCCATGAAATTCTCCCTCGTCGCCGCTCTTGTTGTTGTGCTGGCTGTGGCCCATGGTAAGACACGTTTCCactgataacattttttatttctttaattctcTTTACTCATAGAGCACCATGTGCGTTTTGGAATAAGACAAAGAGCCTGACAACAAAATACATTACAGCGGCCGAGAACTGGCGCTTTTATCAAATAGTTCCAGTGTGCATGCCCCTTCCCTTCAGTGTGCTGAATTCAAGTCATATTCACCTCCCAGTCCTGCAGCGCGTTAAGTTCTGAATACATTCAGCGGATCTGAAGTTTGAATGTGCGTCCGCAGGCTCTGAGGCCGGGTCACTGGTGAAGCGTGACGTCCAGGCTGAAGTGGACAAGATCACCAAGCTCATCAGGGACATGTCTGCCACCTTCACCAGGGAAACCCAGGACATTGTGGAGAAGGTGAAGGCTCTTGAGGTGACCAACAGTGCCCAGTAAGTAACTACCGACACAAAAATTCCTTTttcattcgttcattcattcCTTCTGTCTTCACTATTCACTGCTCTAATCACTGCGCTGCATTCAGtctttcattattgttttatggACAATGATATTGTTCTGTTTAATGTCTGGGCTAATGTTAACGTTAATGTTCTACTCAGTGTAATCTGAGGTAAATGCGTCAGCATGAAGTTTAAATGTAAACGAACTGTGGGAAGTTATTAACATGAGTTTATGTCAGCTTCATTGTGAATATTATGGtcaaaatggcaaaatataAAAGTTCCCGTAGGGTCATTTTTCCCTTTGCAAAACTGTCTTCATTATTTGTAAATGTTCATTTGACTGGTtatacacccacacatacagtacacacatatttatttgaaattaaaaatcttgtgcatctccctctgtctcccacaGGACTTACATGGAGGCCAGCAAGGCCCAGATCCAGCCACTGGTTGACAAGGTCCAGGCCGAGGCCACCAGGATGCAGGAGCAGCTCAAGCCCTTCCTCGCCAACATCGAGGACCAGCTCAAGCCCCTGGGTGACAACGTCAACGTCCACGTCAAGCCTCTGACTGACATGATGGCGAGCTTCTTCCAGCAGGTGGTGGACCAGACCAAGGCCCTGCTCCCCCCTCAGTAAAGCTTGCTGTCCCAGCCAAAATGACACCGGAAGAGCTGCGAATGCTTCACTCGTGTTTGTCTGTCATACTCCTTCATCTCAAAGTCATCTGAGAT from Scophthalmus maximus strain ysfricsl-2021 chromosome 20, ASM2237912v1, whole genome shotgun sequence encodes:
- the LOC118285529 gene encoding type-4 ice-structuring protein LS-12; translation: MKFSLVAALVVVLAVAHGSEAGSLVKRDVQAEVDKITKLIRDMSATFTRETQDIVEKVKALEVTNSAQTYMEASKAQIQPLVDKVQAEATRMQEQLKPFLANIEDQLKPLGDNVNVHVKPLTDMMASFFQQVVDQTKALLPPQ